The Thermovirga sp. DNA segment CCAGCCCCTTCCTGTACATACTCACTATCTCCCGCCTCCGGGTGTTGAAGGAAGCCAGCCGGGTCAGCTGGTCGTTCCCGCTGGCGGCCTGGATGTCGAGTATGTTGTACTTCAGGCCCGGGAAGAGCAGGTCGTAATGGGGGGTCCCCGTGGCGGCGTAGCGGTTCCAGGCCCCCTTGCTCATCCCGTGCTGCCTGAGGACGGAGACCCTCTCGGCGGCGTCCTCGCAGGCGGTGCAGACCATGCCCCCCTCCCCGGTGGTGATGTTCTTCGTGGGGTGGAAGCTGAAGACGGCGGCCTGCCTTTCTCTCGCGGGGGCGCCGATGGGCCTTCCCTGGC contains these protein-coding regions:
- a CDS encoding UDP-4-amino-4,6-dideoxy-N-acetyl-beta-L-altrosamine transaminase, yielding QGRPIGAPARERQAAVFSFHPTKNITTGEGGMVCTACEDAAERVSVLRQHGMSKGAWNRYAATGTPHYDLLFPGLKYNILDIQAASGNDQLTRLASFNTRRREIVSMYRKGLEGLPGIVLPPEPAQGDVHSWHILTPLIDIDFLGFSRDEFMAKMRQVNIGTALHYQALHLFSYYAREYGWKRGDYPGAEFVSDRIVSIPLFPAMTDDDVADVIEAIRRICGR